The genomic region TGATTATCAGGGTCTTGCCGCTAATCAAAGTTACAGCGGTACCCCTAATGAAAACATCGTGCGTGAGTCTTACATATTTGACATTCAAGCCGACCTGTTTGATGCTGAAGCCACCGTGGCTGGCGGCGGAAGCACCGGTTCGGTATTGATGAATGGTGGTCCGATCCTTTCGGATGTGACCGCTGCTCATGTTTATGACGGCGCTTGCTTTAAATCAGAATAAATAATTGATGGTTTTTGGGGCGGCCAGTTCGCTGGCCGCCCCTCACACCATTTTCTTACTCACTATTAATTCAGGAACCAAATGCTCGAAATAGCAAACCTTGAAGTGGTTTACAACGAGGTCATCCTCGTGTTGCGCGGCCTCTCTATTGAGGTCCCCGATGGTCAAATCGTAGCTCTTCTGGGCGGTAACGGTGCCGGTAAAACAACCACTACTCGAGCCATCACTGGTCTCTTAGATATTCAAGATGGTAAAATCACCAAAGGTTCGGTCACCTTTAATGGCCAAGAAATCCACGACAATGAGGCTTCTTCCATTGTGCGTGGCGGTATCAGCCAGGTCCTTGAAGGGCGCCGAGTTTTTGCCGAACTTACCGTTGATGAAAACCTGGTAACTGGTTCGATAACGAACAAAAATAAGCAAGCGGTCAAAGATGCTTATGACCGAGTTATGACCATGTTCCCTATTTTGGCTGAACGGCATAAAGCCACCGCAGGGTACCTTTCGGGCGGTGAACAACAAATGCTGGCTATTGGGCGAGCTCTTATGGCCGACCCAAAACTTCTTATTCTTGACGAACCTTCTTTAGGTTTGGCGCCCAAGTTGGTGGCTCAAATACGTGACATCATTGTTGAAATTAACAAAGCGGGAACCAGTATTTTACTTATTGAACAAAACGCCAACATGGCGCTTTCTATTGCTAACTACGGTTACATCATGGAAACCGGCAAGGTAGTGATGGATGGCGAAGCCAGCAAACTTTTAGGCGACGAAGATGTGCGAGAGTTTTATCTCGGCTTGCACGGCGAGGGCTCTGAGCGAAAATCTTTCAGAGATGTAAAACATTACAAGCGACGTAAAAGGTGGTTGTCATGAGTGAACCGCTGCTCAAGGTTGATGACATCAGCCTTTCTTTCAAAGGCGTTAAAGCCATCACCAACGTGTCGTTCGAAGTCGGCGCCGGCGAGCTGTTTGCCATCATTGGTCCAAATGGCGCCGGAAAAACTTCTATTTTCAACACCATCAGCCAGGTGTATCGTCCACAGGAAGGCGATATTCGCTGGAAGGGTGAAAGCATTATGGGCCAACGGCCCGATGCGGTCGCTGCTTTAGGGGTGGCGCGCACTTTTCAAAACATTGAATTGTTTCCTCATATGACGGTGATCGAGAACCTTCTATTGGGCCGCCATATTCGTATGGAGCGTTCTTGGTTGGCGGGCGCCTTGTGGTTTGGCCCGGCTAAAAAAGAAGAGATGGAGCACCGTTTGGCGGTGGAAAACATTATTGACTTTTTAGAGATCGAACAATGGCGTAAACACCCGGTGGCTTTGTTGCCCTACGGTTTTCAAAAACGAGTGGAGTTAGGCCGCGCTTTGGCCATGGACCCTGAGTTGCTATTGCTTGATGAGCCGGTAGCTGGCATGAACCTTGAAGAAACCGAAGACATGGCTCGCTTCATTATGGATATACGCCAAGAACTCGGCATCGCAATGATTTTGGTTGAGCACGACATGGGTTTGGTCATGGATATAGCCGACCGCCTTATGGTCTTGGACTTCGGCCAGAAAATCTCTGAAGGTACGCCAGAGGTGGTGCAGAAAGACCCCGCAGTAATTGCTGCTTACTTGGGCGACGAAGAGGGTTTGGCCGCCGCAACCTCCGACTGAGTTATGGGCTCTGATCCTGAAGTGTCTGAAGCGTTAGGGTTTACCGAACGGGCTGTTGAGCGGGTAGCGACTGAAATCCCTCACGCTGATTTAGAACTTTTTCGTTTGTCGTTTGCTTTGTCTCGTGCCGCTACTCGTTTTGTGCGTCATGTGGAGTCTGAGGTGCATCGCCCGGCAGGGTTAACGTGGGCGGGGTTTCGTATTTTGTTTACTCTGTGGGTTTGTGGTGATTTAGAGGCTTACCGGGTGGCGCATCTCTCTGGTTTATCACGGGCCTCAGTGTCGAGTGCCGTAAATACTTTGGAGCGAGAAAATTTGGTGACTCGAACTCCTCATGAAGTAGATGGTCGAGCAATTGTGTTGGCTTTGACCCCACCCGGTCGCACGGCCACTGTGGAGGCTTACACCGCGCAGCAAGATGTCGAAAAAACGGTTTATGGTGCGCTTACCGCAGAAGAACAAGCAACCTTGGCGCAACTTATAGAAAAGACGTTAAGGCCTCCGCAGTCTGCGGCTTAAAGCTTTACCTGGTTGCTGTCGGGGTCGTAAAATGCTCGGTAAGACGGAGTTGCGGAGATGCGTTGCCCGTTGACTTCAATTTCGAATACCCCGTTGATGACTTCAGAACGTGC from Acidimicrobiia bacterium harbors:
- a CDS encoding ABC transporter ATP-binding protein; protein product: MLEIANLEVVYNEVILVLRGLSIEVPDGQIVALLGGNGAGKTTTTRAITGLLDIQDGKITKGSVTFNGQEIHDNEASSIVRGGISQVLEGRRVFAELTVDENLVTGSITNKNKQAVKDAYDRVMTMFPILAERHKATAGYLSGGEQQMLAIGRALMADPKLLILDEPSLGLAPKLVAQIRDIIVEINKAGTSILLIEQNANMALSIANYGYIMETGKVVMDGEASKLLGDEDVREFYLGLHGEGSERKSFRDVKHYKRRKRWLS
- a CDS encoding ABC transporter ATP-binding protein — translated: MSEPLLKVDDISLSFKGVKAITNVSFEVGAGELFAIIGPNGAGKTSIFNTISQVYRPQEGDIRWKGESIMGQRPDAVAALGVARTFQNIELFPHMTVIENLLLGRHIRMERSWLAGALWFGPAKKEEMEHRLAVENIIDFLEIEQWRKHPVALLPYGFQKRVELGRALAMDPELLLLDEPVAGMNLEETEDMARFIMDIRQELGIAMILVEHDMGLVMDIADRLMVLDFGQKISEGTPEVVQKDPAVIAAYLGDEEGLAAATSD
- a CDS encoding MarR family transcriptional regulator, whose protein sequence is MGSDPEVSEALGFTERAVERVATEIPHADLELFRLSFALSRAATRFVRHVESEVHRPAGLTWAGFRILFTLWVCGDLEAYRVAHLSGLSRASVSSAVNTLERENLVTRTPHEVDGRAIVLALTPPGRTATVEAYTAQQDVEKTVYGALTAEEQATLAQLIEKTLRPPQSAA